Proteins found in one Miscanthus floridulus cultivar M001 chromosome 4, ASM1932011v1, whole genome shotgun sequence genomic segment:
- the LOC136551553 gene encoding meiotic nuclear division protein 1 homolog isoform X2 has translation MSKKRGLSLEEKREQMLQIFYESQDFFLLKELEKMGPKKGVISQSVKDVVQSLVDDDLVLKDKIGTSVYFWSLPSCAGNQLRNTYNKLESDLSNSRKRYMELVEHRDNLKRGREDSEEREAALEELKAVELHHKKLKEELAAYADSDPAAVEAMNNIFTLQQWCSTTFPEAKEQLEHMYREVGITEDFEYLQ, from the exons ATG TCTAAGAAGAGGGGGCTTTCGTTGGAGGAGAAACGGGAGCAAATGCTTCAAATATTCTATGAGAGCCAGGACTTCTTTCTG CTTAAGGAGCTAGAGAAAATGGGTCCTAAAAAGGGAGTGATTAGTCAGTCTGTGAAGGATGTGGTGCAAAGCCTGGTGGATGATGATCTTGTCTTGAAGGATAAAATCGGGACTtct GTGTACTTTTGGAGTCTTCCAAGTTGTGCTGGGAACCAG CTGAGGAATACTTACAACAAGCTGGAATCTGATCTTTCAAACTCTAGAAAGCGTTACATGGAGCTTGTTGAACATAGAGACAACTTGAAAAGAGGCCGGGAAGACTCT GAAGAGAGGGAAGCTGCTTTGGAGGAGCTGAAGGCTGTAGAGCTACACCATAAGAAACTCAAG gaggaACTGGCTGCATATGCAGATAGTGATCCAGCTGCAGTAGAAGCAATGA ACAACATTTTCACTTTGCAACAATGGTGTTCAACCACATTCCCTGAAGCAAAAGAGCAACTTGAACATATGTACAGGGAG GTTGGGATCACCGAAGATTTTGAATACCTGCAGTGA
- the LOC136551553 gene encoding meiotic nuclear division protein 1 homolog isoform X1, protein MSKKRGLSLEEKREQMLQIFYESQDFFLLKELEKMGPKKGVISQSVKDVVQSLVDDDLVLKDKIGTSVYFWSLPSCAGNQLRNTYNKLESDLSNSRKRYMELVEHRDNLKRGREDSEEREAALEELKAVELHHKKLKEELAAYADSDPAAVEAMKDAIDVAHSAANRWTDNIFTLQQWCSTTFPEAKEQLEHMYREVGITEDFEYLQ, encoded by the exons ATG TCTAAGAAGAGGGGGCTTTCGTTGGAGGAGAAACGGGAGCAAATGCTTCAAATATTCTATGAGAGCCAGGACTTCTTTCTG CTTAAGGAGCTAGAGAAAATGGGTCCTAAAAAGGGAGTGATTAGTCAGTCTGTGAAGGATGTGGTGCAAAGCCTGGTGGATGATGATCTTGTCTTGAAGGATAAAATCGGGACTtct GTGTACTTTTGGAGTCTTCCAAGTTGTGCTGGGAACCAG CTGAGGAATACTTACAACAAGCTGGAATCTGATCTTTCAAACTCTAGAAAGCGTTACATGGAGCTTGTTGAACATAGAGACAACTTGAAAAGAGGCCGGGAAGACTCT GAAGAGAGGGAAGCTGCTTTGGAGGAGCTGAAGGCTGTAGAGCTACACCATAAGAAACTCAAG gaggaACTGGCTGCATATGCAGATAGTGATCCAGCTGCAGTAGAAGCAATGA AGGATGCTATTGATGTTGCTCATTCAGCAGCTAACAGGTGGACAG ACAACATTTTCACTTTGCAACAATGGTGTTCAACCACATTCCCTGAAGCAAAAGAGCAACTTGAACATATGTACAGGGAG GTTGGGATCACCGAAGATTTTGAATACCTGCAGTGA